A genome region from Sphingobium sp. WTD-1 includes the following:
- a CDS encoding transporter, which yields MTEGKSPEDIWHIISEQRRMMRDHFRRDPTSYSVRREMSRRQMAQKRDDQTQDV from the coding sequence ATGACCGAAGGCAAGAGTCCGGAAGATATCTGGCACATCATCAGCGAACAGCGGCGCATGATGCGCGACCATTTTCGCCGTGATCCCACCAGCTACTCGGTGCGTCGGGAAATGTCGCGCCGGCAGATGGCGCAGAAGCGGGACGATCAGACGCAGGACGTCTGA
- a CDS encoding MerR family transcriptional regulator, translating into MSMTISALARAGDVGVETVRFYQRRGLLDAPDRPEGSVRRYGEGDARRLRFIRSAQAAGFTLEQIGELLQLDAGQDRKRARELAADRIAALDVKIAELEAARAALTRLARQCHASDEGPCPIIAAFEDGAQTSCV; encoded by the coding sequence ATGAGTATGACAATTTCCGCACTGGCCCGCGCGGGCGATGTCGGGGTGGAGACGGTGCGCTTCTACCAGCGGCGCGGCCTGCTGGATGCGCCCGATCGGCCGGAGGGCAGCGTGCGCCGCTATGGCGAGGGCGATGCGCGGCGGCTGCGCTTCATCCGGTCGGCGCAGGCGGCGGGCTTCACGCTGGAACAGATTGGCGAACTGCTGCAACTCGATGCCGGGCAGGATCGCAAGCGGGCGCGCGAACTGGCGGCCGATCGCATCGCGGCGCTGGATGTGAAGATCGCGGAACTGGAGGCGGCGCGGGCGGCGCTGACGCGGCTGGCCCGGCAATGCCATGCCTCCGATGAAGGGCCATGCCCGATCATCGCGGCGTTCGAGGACGGCGCTCAGACGTCCTGCGTCTGA
- a CDS encoding MauE/DoxX family redox-associated membrane protein: MPQGPEKVAQLYRMVMPGHVCPYGLKARWLLRRHGYRVEDHALTSRAETDAFKAQHDVKTTPQIFVDGRRIGGHDDLRRFLGLKVPVPGATSYVPVMAVFAVAALLALAINWLTLAPLVGLLTLERFIAIAMMLLAMLKLQDVERFATMFLNYDLLARRVIPYGRVYPFLELGAGALMLTGLAPWLSIPIALFIGGIGAVSVFKAVYIEKRELKCACVGGSSNVPLGFVSLTENVMMVAMALWMVAGIH, from the coding sequence ATGCCCCAAGGACCGGAAAAGGTCGCTCAACTCTACCGTATGGTGATGCCCGGCCATGTCTGTCCCTATGGCCTGAAAGCGCGCTGGCTGCTGCGCCGCCATGGCTATCGGGTCGAGGATCACGCCCTTACCAGCCGAGCCGAGACCGACGCGTTCAAAGCGCAGCATGACGTGAAGACGACGCCGCAAATCTTCGTCGATGGCCGGCGGATCGGCGGCCATGACGATCTGCGCCGCTTCCTGGGCCTCAAGGTGCCGGTTCCCGGCGCGACCAGCTATGTGCCGGTGATGGCCGTCTTCGCCGTCGCCGCGCTGCTGGCGCTGGCGATCAACTGGCTGACCTTGGCGCCGCTGGTCGGCCTGCTGACGCTCGAACGGTTCATCGCCATCGCCATGATGCTGCTCGCCATGCTGAAGCTGCAGGATGTGGAGCGGTTCGCGACCATGTTCCTCAATTATGACCTGCTCGCCCGCCGCGTCATTCCCTATGGCCGCGTCTATCCCTTCCTGGAACTGGGCGCGGGCGCGCTGATGCTGACCGGCCTTGCCCCCTGGCTGTCGATCCCGATCGCCCTGTTCATCGGCGGCATCGGCGCCGTGTCGGTGTTCAAGGCGGTGTATATCGAGAAGCGCGAACTCAAATGCGCCTGCGTCGGCGGCAGCAGCAACGTGCCGCTCGGCTTCGTCTCGCTGACCGAGAATGTCATGATGGTCGCCATGGCACTTTGGATGGTCGCCGGCATCCATTGA
- a CDS encoding L,D-transpeptidase family protein, producing MLIAGSVPGMAAAQPAASDTAARSSVAAEIRSAASGKLRDFYGTRGYWPLWSDKGKVRAEPAEALLALLDSADQDGLRPRDYDARGLLRAIKEADASVDPKALARVDVALSKALAAYVADVRRPSKAVKMRYLDPEVEPQAPDAAEVLRGAAVAPSLATYVEKAGWMSPLYMKLRAANGAYETRWGGLPAVSVPTDIKLRPGGSSGEIAILRHRLGLADGVDYDKALAAKVKQFQADHGLDADGIAGTQTIEALNRGPGYYARILQLNLERARLLPGPWVRHVEVDAASARLYYYSGGELDGSMKVVAGAKESQTPMMAGMIRYATLNPYWNVPPDLVERKIAPKILDGATLRKMRYEALSDWTAGAQTLNQSEIDWQAVASGQRELRVRQLPGGNNAMGKIKFMFPNDLGIYLHDTPDRALFAKPVRHFSNGCVRLEDAQRLGRWFFGKTPTADSDAPEQYVPLPRPVPVYLTYLTVVPTADGVQFLPDDYGRDGE from the coding sequence ATGCTGATCGCCGGTTCCGTGCCGGGGATGGCGGCTGCGCAGCCGGCCGCCAGCGACACCGCCGCACGGTCGAGCGTGGCCGCTGAAATCCGGTCGGCGGCGAGCGGAAAGCTGCGCGATTTCTATGGCACGCGCGGCTATTGGCCGCTGTGGAGCGATAAGGGCAAGGTCCGCGCCGAACCGGCGGAAGCGTTGCTGGCGCTGCTCGACAGTGCCGATCAGGACGGGCTGCGACCGCGCGACTATGATGCCAGGGGATTGTTGCGGGCGATCAAGGAGGCCGATGCCTCGGTCGACCCCAAGGCGCTGGCGCGGGTCGATGTCGCCCTGTCAAAGGCGCTTGCCGCCTATGTCGCCGATGTCCGTCGCCCATCCAAGGCGGTGAAGATGCGCTATCTCGACCCCGAGGTGGAGCCGCAGGCGCCCGATGCGGCGGAGGTGCTGCGCGGGGCGGCGGTGGCGCCGTCGCTGGCGACCTATGTCGAGAAGGCGGGCTGGATGAGCCCGCTCTACATGAAATTGCGTGCAGCGAACGGCGCCTATGAAACGCGCTGGGGCGGCCTGCCGGCGGTGAGCGTGCCGACCGACATCAAGCTACGGCCGGGCGGATCGAGCGGCGAGATCGCGATCCTGCGCCATCGGCTGGGGCTGGCCGACGGGGTCGATTATGACAAGGCGCTGGCCGCTAAGGTTAAGCAGTTCCAGGCCGATCATGGACTGGACGCGGACGGCATTGCCGGCACCCAGACGATCGAGGCGCTCAATCGTGGTCCGGGCTATTATGCCCGGATATTGCAACTCAATCTGGAGCGGGCGCGATTGCTGCCCGGTCCATGGGTGCGGCATGTCGAGGTCGATGCGGCATCGGCGCGGCTCTATTATTATAGCGGCGGCGAACTGGACGGATCGATGAAGGTCGTGGCCGGCGCCAAGGAAAGCCAGACGCCGATGATGGCGGGCATGATCCGCTATGCGACGCTCAATCCCTATTGGAATGTCCCGCCCGACTTGGTCGAGCGCAAGATCGCACCCAAGATCCTGGACGGGGCGACGCTCAGGAAGATGCGCTACGAGGCGCTGAGTGACTGGACCGCCGGCGCGCAGACGCTGAACCAGAGCGAGATCGACTGGCAGGCGGTGGCATCGGGGCAGCGCGAATTGCGCGTGCGCCAGCTGCCCGGCGGCAATAATGCCATGGGGAAGATCAAGTTCATGTTCCCCAATGACCTGGGCATCTATCTGCACGACACGCCCGACCGGGCGCTGTTCGCCAAGCCGGTGCGGCATTTCAGCAATGGTTGCGTCCGGCTGGAGGATGCGCAGCGTCTGGGCCGCTGGTTCTTCGGCAAGACGCCGACGGCCGACAGTGACGCGCCCGAACAATATGTGCCGCTGCCCCGGCCGGTGCCGGTCTATCTCACCTATCTGACGGTGGTGCCGACGGCGGACGGGGTGCAGTTCCTGCCCGACGATTACGGACGGGACGGGGAGTAG
- the serB gene encoding phosphoserine phosphatase SerB gives MFVATLVAVETLKQADIAEAAGRLASAGCAPVDSVWLDEGKAADIFFGSDPVTARAALTDIGDRVDVIVQMAAGREKKLLIADMDSTMITVECIDELADYAGIKPQIAEITERAMRGELDFEGALHGRVALLKGLPDSAIDQCREERVVIMGGARELVRTMKARGARTLLVSGGFTRFTGPVAAEIGFDVHVANVLEIADGALLGTVTVPIVDAARKRTELESAIDGGIDRALTLAVGDGANDIPMIEGAGLGVAYHAKPKTREAAAAEIVHGDLSVLLYAQGIASADWVRD, from the coding sequence ATGTTCGTCGCGACCTTAGTGGCAGTTGAGACCCTGAAACAGGCGGATATTGCCGAAGCGGCCGGACGGCTGGCCTCTGCCGGCTGCGCCCCGGTCGATAGCGTCTGGCTGGACGAGGGCAAGGCGGCCGATATTTTCTTCGGCAGCGATCCTGTCACTGCCCGTGCGGCGCTGACCGATATTGGCGACCGGGTCGACGTGATCGTGCAGATGGCGGCGGGCCGCGAGAAGAAGCTGCTGATCGCCGACATGGATTCGACCATGATCACGGTCGAGTGCATCGACGAACTGGCCGACTATGCCGGGATCAAGCCGCAGATTGCCGAGATCACCGAACGGGCGATGCGCGGCGAGCTGGATTTCGAAGGCGCGCTGCATGGCCGGGTCGCCCTGCTGAAGGGCCTGCCCGACAGCGCGATCGACCAGTGTCGCGAGGAGCGGGTGGTGATCATGGGTGGCGCGCGCGAACTGGTGCGCACGATGAAGGCGCGGGGCGCACGCACCCTGCTGGTTTCTGGCGGATTCACCCGCTTCACCGGACCGGTGGCGGCGGAAATCGGCTTCGACGTCCATGTCGCCAATGTGCTGGAGATCGCCGATGGCGCGCTGCTCGGCACCGTCACCGTGCCGATCGTCGATGCCGCGCGCAAGCGCACCGAACTGGAATCTGCGATCGACGGGGGCATCGACCGTGCGCTGACGCTGGCGGTGGGCGATGGCGCCAATGACATTCCGATGATCGAGGGGGCCGGGCTGGGCGTCGCCTATCATGCCAAGCCCAAGACCCGCGAAGCGGCAGCGGCCGAGATCGTCCATGGCGACCTGTCGGTGCTGCTCTATGCGCAGGGCATCGCTTCGGCCGACTGGGTCCGCGACTGA
- the miaA gene encoding tRNA (adenosine(37)-N6)-dimethylallyltransferase MiaA, with amino-acid sequence MNTPAHMPGESRPPVALIAGPTASGKSALAVRLAQIADGVVINADASQVYADLAILSARPSQAEMGGVPHRLFGHIDGAEACSAARWAAEARAEIDAAHEAGKLPVLVGGTGLYIRTLLDGIAPVPEIDADIRAAVRAMPVAQAHEALRSEDPEAAARLAPADTTRVARALEVVRSTGKPLKIWQQHKQGGIADRISLSPMILLPPRDWLIERCDRRFALMVDQGAVAEVEALLPRNLNPDLPVMRAIGVPEIAAWLKGDIDRDTMMARGQLATRQYAKRQYTWFSNQPPQNWHREMRPIDAEIANELAIKLQQ; translated from the coding sequence ATGAACACTCCCGCACATATGCCGGGCGAATCCCGCCCACCGGTCGCGCTTATTGCCGGGCCGACCGCCAGCGGCAAGAGCGCGCTCGCCGTCCGCCTGGCCCAGATCGCCGACGGCGTCGTCATCAATGCCGATGCCAGCCAGGTCTATGCCGACCTGGCGATCCTGTCTGCCCGCCCTTCGCAAGCGGAAATGGGTGGCGTGCCCCATCGCCTGTTCGGCCATATCGACGGAGCGGAAGCCTGCTCCGCTGCGCGCTGGGCGGCCGAGGCCAGGGCGGAGATCGACGCGGCCCATGAAGCCGGCAAGCTGCCCGTGCTGGTCGGCGGCACCGGCCTTTATATACGGACCTTGCTCGACGGCATCGCACCGGTGCCGGAAATAGACGCCGACATCCGCGCCGCCGTCCGCGCCATGCCGGTGGCGCAGGCGCATGAAGCGCTGCGCAGCGAAGACCCGGAAGCCGCCGCCCGCCTCGCTCCGGCCGACACCACCCGCGTCGCCCGCGCGCTGGAAGTGGTGCGATCGACCGGCAAGCCGCTGAAGATATGGCAGCAGCACAAGCAGGGCGGCATCGCCGACCGCATCAGCCTGTCGCCGATGATCCTGCTGCCGCCGCGCGACTGGCTGATCGAGCGCTGCGACCGGCGGTTCGCGCTGATGGTCGATCAGGGCGCCGTTGCCGAGGTGGAGGCGCTGCTGCCCCGCAACCTCAATCCCGACCTGCCGGTGATGCGGGCGATCGGCGTGCCGGAAATCGCCGCCTGGCTCAAAGGTGACATCGATCGTGACACGATGATGGCGCGTGGCCAGCTCGCCACGCGCCAATATGCCAAACGCCAATATACCTGGTTCTCCAACCAGCCGCCGCAGAACTGGCATCGCGAAATGCGACCGATTGATGCTGAAATTGCCAATGAATTAGCAATTAAATTACAACAATAG
- a CDS encoding acetolactate synthase 3 large subunit yields MAEKSGADILVECLVDLGVEVVFGYPGGAVLPIYDALYNHPTIKHVLVRHEQGATHMAEGYARSTGKPGVVLVTSGPGATNAVTGITDALLDSIPMIVITGQVPTQLIGTDAFQEADTVGITRHCTKHNYLVKDPAKLAGVVHEAFHIATTGRPGPVVVDIPKNVQIATAPYARPELKVHASYHPQTKADAAAIDTAVEMLAAAERPIFYTGGGVINSGPQASALLRELAAMTGAPVTSTLMGLGAFPASSDQWVGMLGMHGTYEANWAMNQADLILCIGARFDDRVTGRLDAFAPNSRKVHIDIDRSSINKIVDVDVAVVADVGSALEDMIALWKQRGHEKADLSPWWARIAEWRAKKSLSYPESGSEIMPQKAIADLYKATRATGKDIIITTEVGQHQMWAAQHFGFEDPNKWLTSGGLGTMGYGFPAAIGAQMGNPDSISICIAGDASIQMNIQEMGTASQYRLPVKIFILNNEYMGMVRQWQELTYESRYSNSYSDSLPDFVKLGEAYGWTGIRIEGPQELEAGIRQMLETDGPVIVDCRVAKLSNCFPMIPSGAAHTEMLLDPNQIEGVMSDEAKALV; encoded by the coding sequence GTGGCCGAAAAGAGCGGCGCGGACATTTTGGTCGAGTGCCTGGTTGATCTGGGCGTCGAAGTTGTGTTCGGCTATCCGGGCGGCGCCGTGCTGCCCATCTATGACGCGCTCTATAATCACCCCACGATCAAGCATGTCCTAGTGCGCCACGAGCAGGGCGCGACCCACATGGCGGAGGGCTATGCCCGTTCGACCGGCAAGCCCGGCGTCGTCCTGGTCACGTCCGGTCCGGGCGCGACCAATGCCGTCACCGGCATCACCGACGCGCTGCTGGATTCGATCCCGATGATCGTCATCACGGGTCAGGTGCCCACGCAACTGATCGGCACCGACGCCTTCCAGGAAGCGGACACGGTCGGCATCACGCGCCACTGCACCAAGCATAATTATCTGGTGAAGGATCCGGCCAAGCTGGCCGGCGTCGTCCATGAGGCGTTCCATATCGCCACCACCGGCCGCCCCGGCCCGGTCGTCGTCGACATTCCCAAAAATGTCCAGATCGCGACCGCGCCCTATGCCCGGCCGGAGCTCAAGGTCCATGCCAGCTATCATCCGCAGACCAAGGCGGATGCCGCCGCGATCGACACGGCGGTCGAGATGCTGGCCGCGGCGGAACGGCCGATCTTCTACACCGGCGGCGGCGTCATCAATTCGGGTCCGCAGGCCAGCGCGCTGCTGCGCGAACTGGCGGCGATGACCGGCGCACCCGTCACCTCGACCCTGATGGGCCTGGGTGCCTTTCCCGCTTCGTCCGACCAGTGGGTCGGCATGCTGGGCATGCACGGCACCTATGAAGCCAATTGGGCGATGAACCAGGCGGACCTGATCCTCTGCATCGGCGCGCGTTTCGACGATCGCGTCACCGGCCGGCTGGACGCCTTCGCGCCCAACAGCCGCAAGGTGCATATCGATATCGACCGCAGTTCGATCAACAAGATCGTCGATGTCGATGTCGCGGTCGTCGCCGATGTCGGCAGCGCGCTGGAGGACATGATCGCCCTGTGGAAGCAGCGCGGCCATGAAAAGGCGGACCTGTCCCCCTGGTGGGCGCGGATCGCCGAATGGCGTGCCAAGAAGAGCCTGTCCTACCCCGAAAGCGGCAGCGAGATTATGCCGCAAAAGGCGATCGCGGACCTCTACAAGGCGACCCGCGCGACCGGCAAGGACATCATCATCACCACCGAAGTCGGCCAGCACCAGATGTGGGCGGCCCAGCATTTCGGCTTTGAAGACCCCAATAAATGGCTGACCTCGGGCGGCCTGGGCACGATGGGCTATGGCTTCCCCGCCGCCATCGGCGCGCAGATGGGTAACCCCGACAGCATCAGCATCTGCATCGCTGGCGACGCCTCGATCCAGATGAACATCCAGGAAATGGGGACGGCCAGCCAGTATCGCCTGCCGGTCAAGATCTTCATCCTGAACAATGAATATATGGGCATGGTCCGCCAGTGGCAGGAACTGACCTATGAAAGCCGCTATTCCAACAGCTATTCGGACAGCCTGCCCGACTTCGTGAAGCTGGGTGAAGCCTATGGCTGGACCGGCATCCGCATCGAAGGGCCGCAGGAACTGGAGGCCGGCATCCGCCAGATGCTGGAAACCGACGGCCCCGTGATCGTCGACTGCCGCGTGGCAAAGCTGTCCAACTGTTTCCCGATGATCCCGTCGGGGGCGGCCCATACCGAAATGCTGCTCGATCCCAACCAGATCGAAGGCGTCATGTCGGACGAGGCAAAGGCACTGGTGTGA
- the ilvN gene encoding acetolactate synthase small subunit, whose amino-acid sequence MHIHEEQSERHVLSLTVSNEAGILARIAGLFTARGYNIDSLTVADITDDHAISRITIVTNGPPKVIDQIIAQLDRLVPVHKVTDLTDAGPFVERELALVKVAGTGEDRIEALRLADVFRAKVVDTTIESFIFEITGTTEKIDNFVGLMRQIGLVEVGRTGVAGLIRGKEPA is encoded by the coding sequence ATGCATATCCACGAAGAACAGAGCGAGCGGCACGTCCTGTCGCTGACGGTGTCGAACGAGGCGGGCATCCTGGCCCGCATCGCCGGCCTGTTCACCGCGCGCGGCTATAATATCGACAGCCTGACCGTGGCCGACATTACCGACGACCATGCGATCAGCCGCATCACCATCGTCACCAACGGCCCGCCCAAGGTGATCGACCAGATCATCGCCCAGCTCGACCGGCTGGTGCCGGTCCACAAGGTCACCGACCTGACCGATGCCGGCCCGTTCGTCGAGCGCGAACTGGCGCTGGTCAAGGTCGCCGGCACCGGCGAGGACCGGATCGAGGCGCTGCGCCTGGCCGACGTGTTCCGTGCCAAGGTGGTCGACACCACGATCGAGAGCTTCATCTTCGAGATCACCGGCACGACCGAGAAGATCGACAATTTCGTCGGCCTGATGCGCCAGATCGGCCTGGTCGAGGTCGGTCGCACCGGCGTAGCCGGCCTGATCCGCGGCAAGGAGCCGGCCTGA
- the ilvC gene encoding ketol-acid reductoisomerase — protein sequence MKVYYDRDADIGLIKGKKVAILGYGSQGHAHAQNLRDSGVAEVAIALRPGSPSAKKAEGAGFKVLPNKEAAQWADVLMILAPDEHQAAIYEADIKGNLRPGAALAFAHGLNIHFGLIEVPADIDVIMIAPKGPGHTVRGEYQRGGGVPCLIAVHQDATGNAHDIALSYASGVGGGRSGIIETNFREECETDLFGEQAVLCGGATALVQAGFETLVEAGYAPEMAYFECLHELKLIVDLMYEGGIADMRYSISNTAEYGDIKTGPRIITEETKKEMKRVLADIQSGRFVKDFILDNRAGQPELKASRKQAAAHQIEKTGSQLRAMMPWIGANKLVNKDKN from the coding sequence ATGAAGGTTTATTACGATCGCGACGCAGACATCGGCCTGATCAAGGGCAAGAAGGTCGCCATATTGGGCTACGGCTCGCAGGGCCACGCCCATGCGCAGAATCTGCGCGACTCCGGCGTTGCCGAAGTCGCCATCGCCCTGCGCCCCGGTTCGCCCAGCGCCAAGAAGGCCGAAGGCGCCGGTTTCAAGGTGCTGCCGAACAAGGAAGCCGCCCAGTGGGCCGACGTGCTGATGATCCTGGCGCCCGACGAGCATCAGGCCGCCATCTATGAAGCCGACATCAAGGGCAATCTGCGCCCCGGCGCCGCGCTCGCCTTCGCCCATGGCCTGAACATCCATTTCGGCCTGATCGAAGTCCCCGCCGACATCGACGTCATCATGATCGCCCCCAAGGGGCCGGGCCACACCGTGCGCGGCGAATATCAGCGCGGCGGCGGCGTGCCCTGCCTGATCGCTGTCCATCAGGACGCGACCGGCAACGCCCATGACATCGCCCTTTCCTACGCCTCGGGCGTTGGCGGCGGCCGCTCGGGCATCATCGAGACCAACTTCCGCGAGGAATGCGAAACCGACCTGTTCGGCGAGCAGGCCGTTCTGTGCGGCGGCGCCACCGCGCTGGTCCAGGCCGGTTTCGAAACCCTGGTCGAAGCCGGCTACGCCCCGGAAATGGCCTATTTCGAGTGCCTGCACGAACTGAAGCTGATCGTCGACCTGATGTATGAAGGCGGCATCGCCGACATGCGCTACTCGATCTCGAACACCGCCGAATATGGCGACATCAAGACCGGCCCTCGCATCATCACCGAAGAAACCAAGAAGGAAATGAAGCGCGTTCTGGCCGACATCCAGTCGGGCCGCTTCGTCAAGGACTTCATCCTCGACAACCGCGCCGGTCAGCCCGAACTCAAGGCCAGCCGCAAGCAGGCTGCCGCCCACCAGATCGAAAAGACCGGTTCGCAGCTGCGCGCCATGATGCCCTGGATCGGCGCCAACAAGCTGGTCAACAAGGACAAGAACTAA
- a CDS encoding YceI family protein — MRKYLISAAALIAVAGGTVVIAQAPMAVPGSKDVAKVTGGTYSVEPSHTQVVFAYDHMGFTNNMGVITQPTGTLTLNKANLSASKVSITLPIANLTTGIPALNEHLAKPEFFDAAKFPTATFVSTGVKPDGATGADITGNLTIKGITKPVTLDAEFYGAGANPMNKKENVGFVATGTIKRSDFGMGGFVPVVGDNVELKIIVAFQK; from the coding sequence ATGCGCAAATATCTGATCTCTGCCGCTGCCCTGATCGCGGTCGCCGGCGGCACTGTCGTCATCGCCCAGGCCCCGATGGCCGTCCCCGGCAGCAAGGATGTCGCCAAGGTCACCGGCGGCACCTATAGCGTCGAACCCAGCCACACCCAGGTCGTCTTCGCCTATGACCATATGGGCTTCACCAACAATATGGGCGTCATCACCCAGCCGACCGGCACGCTGACGCTGAACAAGGCCAACCTCTCGGCTTCGAAGGTGTCGATCACCCTGCCGATCGCCAACCTCACCACCGGCATTCCGGCGCTGAACGAGCATCTCGCCAAGCCCGAATTTTTCGACGCCGCCAAGTTCCCGACCGCGACCTTCGTGTCGACCGGCGTGAAGCCCGACGGCGCGACCGGCGCGGACATCACCGGGAACCTGACCATCAAGGGCATCACCAAGCCGGTGACGCTGGACGCCGAATTCTACGGCGCCGGTGCGAACCCGATGAACAAGAAGGAAAATGTCGGCTTCGTCGCGACCGGCACGATCAAGCGCAGCGATTTCGGCATGGGCGGCTTCGTCCCCGTCGTCGGCGACAATGTCGAACTGAAGATCATCGTCGCCTTCCAGAAGTGA
- a CDS encoding YceI family protein, which produces MIPRPARVILLLSLIACGPAVASPDGGPALYAPGRYVVDGAATRVHFHVKALVGGYEGDFTQPEGMVVIDPARPERADVDISFPVEKMGTGDASTDSMLKGDSFFDMAHFPTVRFTARDAPLAGSDGATIIPGELTMHGQTRAVALSVRLTGVTPDEAPGIATLHFTGSMSVERSHYGMGFGRPFVSDKVDLTIDAIFRRA; this is translated from the coding sequence ATGATCCCCCGCCCGGCCCGCGTGATCCTGCTTCTGAGCCTGATCGCGTGCGGGCCGGCGGTGGCCAGCCCGGATGGCGGCCCTGCGCTCTATGCGCCGGGCCGCTATGTCGTGGATGGCGCAGCAACCAGGGTCCACTTCCATGTGAAGGCCCTGGTTGGCGGCTATGAAGGCGATTTCACTCAGCCTGAGGGTATGGTGGTGATCGATCCCGCTCGGCCCGAGCGGGCCGACGTCGACATTAGCTTCCCGGTCGAGAAGATGGGCACTGGCGATGCTTCGACCGACTCCATGCTGAAAGGCGACAGCTTTTTCGACATGGCCCATTTTCCGACCGTTCGCTTTACCGCCAGGGACGCGCCACTGGCCGGCAGCGACGGCGCGACGATCATTCCGGGCGAACTCACCATGCACGGCCAGACCCGCGCAGTCGCCCTGTCCGTCCGCCTGACCGGCGTCACGCCCGACGAAGCCCCCGGTATCGCCACGCTCCATTTCACCGGCAGCATGAGCGTCGAGCGCAGCCATTATGGCATGGGCTTTGGCCGCCCCTTCGTGTCGGACAAGGTCGACCTGACCATCGACGCAATTTTCCGTCGCGCCTGA